TTGTGAAAGATGCCTTTCCACTCAATTTCACTAATGGACTCCGACTTGCTCCTCGTCTAGCCCTTGGGTTGGTAACTTTGCTTGCCTTCTTGATCTGAATTGTTTGTCATGGAACTCCTGTCTTCACTCTCATTAAATTGTGGCTTTCTAGAACCGATCCCAATGAATAATTCCTTCAAATAAAACAGTTAAGATAAGCTGTTATACTGAATTTTGATACATGTTTCTAGGTCATGTTGCAATTTGAAAAGTCTGGGAGGCATCTTAAGAAGAGTGGCCTTTAGTAGTGGGTAGGATGATTTCCAACAGACTAATTCAGGCTTTTAGAACTCTTTTCATCAAAGATAGGTTCCCACTGTTTCTATGAATCATTTCTGTGATGAAATTTCTTGAAGCCACTTTAGATGGGATAAGATCTAGAAGAACATAGAGCTTGATTGTAATAATCTACAGCAATGAACTCGTGGTACCTGTTTCTTCCTTAAATAGTTCCTTCCATTAATGAATTCTGTCCTGATTCTTACAAATAGGGAGACAGCAAGCCACTTAAAATGTAAGAAATAAGGTAGAGAAATCACGCTTTTGGAAAGTTGGTTACAAAATTGGCCTTAGCCATATGCTGCATTCTGATTCTCTTGTCTACAGATGTGGATATGATCAAATTCCAGGTCGATCATATCATCCTCTAGATGGAGTACTTGGCCTTGGCAAGGGAAAATCTAGCATTGTGTCACAGCTCCATAGTCAGGGTGTAATACGAAATGTGGTTGGCCACTGTGTAAGTAGCCGTGGTGGAGGATTTCTCTTTTTGGGGGATGACCTCTATGACTCATCACGTGTGGTTTGGACACCAATGTTACGTGACCAACAGTAAGAATCACTCCCAGGCCCCTATTGTccattttaattctttcttgGTTGTAGCTCACACTTTCTACTTACAATGGCAAATCTGTTACTTTGTGTTTTATTCAGCACTCATTATTCATCTGGATATGCGGAACTTATTTTGGGTGGAAAAACAACCGTGTTTAAGAATCTTCTAGTAACTTTTGACAGTGGAAGCTCTTACACCTACCTCAATTCCCTGGCTTATCAAGCTTTAGTCCATTTGGTGAGTTGCAGATTTTCACAAATTTCCCGTAGTTGTCATATAGTCATGAATATTACACTCATTACTCATCTGGAAATGCAGAAGAGCagatgtttcttttttctttcacttggaTTCATTCATATGATGCTTGTAACATTCGTGCTTCTAGGTAAGGAAAGAATTATCAGAAAAGCCTGTAAGAGAGGCACTAGATGATGAAACACTCCCACTCTGCTGGAGAGGCAAGAGACCGTTCAAAAGCGTTCGTGATGTCAGGAAATTCTTCAAGCCCTTAGCATTGAGCTTTCCAGGTGGTGGGAGAACTAAAACCCAGTATGACATTCCCCTTGAATCATATCTTATAATCTCAGTAAGTACCTTGCACTATTCCCTATACGCTTTTATTCATTTGTTGCTCTTATGAGTAGAAGATACACCtgatattaagaaaattaacaaaatcCATTTTCCCAGTTGAAGGGAAATGTTTGTTTGGGAATTCTAAATGGCACTGAAGCAGGACTTCAAGATTTCAATCTCATAGGAGGTAAGAAATTGTGTATGTATGGAGTTACTCACCATAACCTGAAAGCTAGAACTCTGACTCCCACACTTTGGCCTTCCTTTTTTTCTGTCATTTTTTAGACATATCAATGCAAGATAAACTGGTGGTTTACGACAATGAAAAGAACCAGATTGGATGGGCGCCCACAAATTGTGATCGGCTTCCCAAGTTTAAAGCTGCAATCTTATGAGAATCACCCATGGATTGAATCATTCTTGTGGATCCATTCTTGATTCTCCTGCAGAAAAGCTCTTATGCTGTAAAATAAAGGAGGGGAATTGTTGTTGTATGGTATGTGTAAATTCACTGGTACTAGGTAAAAGATGTAAAGGGGTATACCCTGAATCATAGTCCtggaaatatttatataaatatagtgGATGTTTTACAATAACAATAAACCATGTAGTACTACTTTGGATCTATTTCTGCATATGTACTAGTTTTTGCATTAGTCCTTGAAACCTGGCTCAACTTGTCAAGGGCAAGGAGGGTTTTTGGATGGTTTAGGTTCAAGTGGGAACAAaaatttgcctataaaaaatgactaaaaagtaaaagaaaaaagtttctaaaaaataaaaaaatgaacttgataTGACAAGGGTTTGGGTATGGACACTATTATAAACTTACGTGGTGTTTGTTCTAACGTAACTAAATCGAACctattgataataagttcactttaattatattggttaatatcaacagcttatttttaattgaatagaaaaaacaaaaatatttgactttttctattcaaccaaaataaaaacatcacCTTAGAGTCAGTctgaaagtaattttaaaagaatcacatttaaaactttcaagaataatttgaaGTGAATCTTAAaacggtttttttttcttctaaaaatcaccaaatataaccaaaaccggtttcttgaaattttatattcaaaccccatttgatttttcataaaaatatgtttaatagaattgctatcaataaaattattataaattgaaaatatttttacaaaagtgCTCTCAAGTGccctttaaactcatttaaaactattttagtatatgccttcattagaaaaaatgatcaaaaggGAAAAACCATATTATTTAATTGCTCACGAAAGGTGgtgtttggtttttaatttaataaaaaatatcaaaatatttgattttttctattcaattaaaaataacatatcaacaaatataattaaattaaattaaacctattgataataagttcattttaattatattttgatcaatatcaataagttacttttaacttaatagaaaaaatcaaatattttagtttttttctattcaataaattttttttttaaatagaaagaaaagaaaaataccacCAAAGTCTTGGATAAACCCAGGTagataaaagtttttaaaatattttcttatataatttttttttaaaacatttctcTGCGTACCTGCCTACCTGGTCGAAACTTCGTGAAACTTACCTCTAACTAGACCAGATTGCAAGACTTTGACACAAATTCAAGCTTTTcacatgagagagagagagagagagagagagcaatgGGTGGTCCACAGACCTCATATTATATTGATTAGATGAAGAGATGTGTTacaacaaatgagaaaaaaaaataataataaccttTCAACAAGTTGTTCGAATCAACATTGTTGAAGAAGAACAAATGCTCCCTTCTCTTTCAACACCAACCAAAGGTAGATATTGACTTTTGTCATTTTCTCCCTCGTTAATCCCCCCATCCCATCCCCAATATACCCTTCACTTCTCCCCCTTCACcctcattttttataatcatcatcatcatcatcaattaaatttggtaaaatgaaaaaaaaagaatattttactATTATTCTATATTCTACAAAGGTGAGAATTTCCTACAGTGGTACATATTAACAACGACCAATCCAACACATTCTCATCCCTCTTATCATCATCTCGGTTCTTCTACCGTGTTTCCCAAGCCATCATCCCCATATCTTCCATGAATGAAACTCATGTTAGCAACTTCATGAATCATGAGACCAATATAGCTACCATCTTCATATTCTAGGTTTGACGTACGAtgatcaaattttccaaatcgGAATGCTAATCAAAATGACTTGTTCGAGAACATCAACATGTCCTGCCACGACGATGTTAATAAGTCTCCCGAAAACTGTGCTTGAGAGGCAAAAGGGTCGTTGGCAAAACCATCCATATAGAGGCTAAAATCGAAGTCATTCCACTTAGGCTCGCTTTGAACCTCCTTCTCCGGTGACATTACTTGTTCGGATCCACTAgaatctgtgtgtgtgtgtaaccTCGGCACTGAATCGGATGTCTCGAAGTATAGGTAGTCATTGGTTGTTGGCGGCGCAGGTATTGGTGGTAGGGACGGCAATGACGAGGGTACTGCTTTATTTTGAACcgttgatattatttttggctTCTGGTCTTCAAGTTCTGgatatttcattgatttttgaTCAAACGTGTGCTGTTTCTCGGCGCTGCCTTTCTTGTTGTATATTCGACATAAGACCCAATCGTCAAGCTGCAAAGTCaatgataatatatatcaataaaaagaatcatcactcattattattttaaaaataataaataaatatccttAATGTGGTATAGAATTACAATCGTACCCTTAAGTTGTTTTTCTTGCCGGCGGATCGATCAACATTGGCGAGGCGATACTCGTGCATGATCCAATTGGTTTTGACACCTCTGGGAGCTTTGCCGGCATAAAATACGAGTGCTTTTTTAATTCCGACCGTCTTGGGTCGGCCGATGGGCTTATCGGCGCCGGTGGCCTTCCAGTAGCCGGATCCGGCCGCCCGGTTAGGCCTTGAACCGTTGGGATATTTGCGGTCCCTTGGAGAGAAGAAGTACCACTCCTTTTCACCGTACAGAGCCATTCCTGCAGAAACCCAATTCCAAAAATATCCAAATTCAGTTTCTGAAAATTTGCTGAACTAGAGAGACGATTTACAGAGTTTCGATCATATTTGTCAAAAATTGAGGCAAATTGGAACGACCgatctcaaaaaaaaattaagtcacaaaataaaaattgaaaactgaaaatattttctaaattgaaGAGAAACTTGCAAAAATCTTATCATTTCTCAAAAGAAACTCAACTCAACCAGTTAAATCCAACCAATGGATCAAAATCCAAATCATTcgtgaaaatagtttttaaaaaataaatccaattcATTTCTGATAAATACagttaatttcaaatttcaactgACCCATTTCAGATAATCGAATTCGAATCATCAAATCAGGATTTCTCACACTTAAGGTTTCCAAAtctgaaaaagaaagagaaaagagaataaaaaaatacctGGAAGCTGCCATGGATCGAACTTGTAGAGATCAACCTCGGCAATAATCGGAACGGAGATGCTCTGTGATGCGCATTTACGAACCAGATAATGCACCACGAGCTCCTCGTCCGTCGGATGAAATCTGAAACCAGCCGGCAACTGCAACTGATCTCCGCTCATCATTCACTTCTTCCTCTTGAAAGTTCCCAAAATTTActttccctttttctctttctcttttctcttttctctcccCCTTTTCCTGGATGCTAAGATATCTCCGAATGCTGAACCGAGATTGAGGGTTGGGTGAGGGGATTTTTATAGGGTGATGGATGAATTCGACACGTGGGGGTGAGACTCGGGAGTTCTCGAGCTGACCGCAGCCCTTGACACGTGTGGGAGTCACGCGCGGACGATTGTGTCAGTGCTTGCGTCATCTAGTTGGAGGCATCTGGGATGTCGGCTGCATTTGACGGCTAATTTAGGGATGGTTGACCGCTGTGGGGGTGAGGGGCCGGCGTTGTTAGTCGGCTGTTTCTCAcgtgttgtttttcttttagggATAGGTTTGGGATTCTCTGCAGCCAATCAAGTTTGGCGGTTTTGATGTGATTGGAGTCCATGGTCCTATTACCAAGGAAAATCTCTATTTCTGATTTTATCATTATCCCATTTGAATTCTCAAACTTTTGATTCGTGACATGCAAGTTTATGATCAAAATATATggtatcaaaatataaaataataaaataaaatataaggatACATTggaactattttgaaaaatagttttaaaaaatagactttaataatagttttttaaaaaattgttttattatattttataaaataaaaatttgtttaaatcctgaaatctttttaatatttttaaatatattttaaaaataaattttatattttatgttttatttttaattatttttatgttcttaaacaaaaaacagtttttaattatcatacatgttttttttatttttttgttttaaaaaataaaaaattattttaaaaaacagttaccaaacaaactctaaaattctattaaaTACATAAAGTTTTCATTAAGTGatacattttaaatattataaaagttttctaaaaaaaggTATATGATAACTCTTATATGACATAAATActcattcatatttttttttcatgaaacctaaagttatgtttggtttgagaaaatttagaggaaaatacgaaggaaaaatagaagggaaaaaataaaaaaataaattatttttatatttttttcaactcattttacttatttttatccatattaaatcatttaaaaatatataaattttaattatattttattttcttttatattttctataataaaaccaaatatgagaaaaccaaaattttaatatattttgttcattctctaatatattttaaaaccaaacataatctaaaaattaatgaaaaaaaaataattagattttaaaatattgaaagaaaatgtttaattaaacgaaaaaaaagatatttccgagcttctttttcaattaaataatttaccATTTTAATACTTTCATATTCAATATTGTGATTTATTAATCATATAGCTCAATTATTTTGTGCacttaatgaaaatgaaaatatttgctTTGAATTAGGGTAAATACTTCTATTTTCTCTAGGAAAAGAGGTTGCTGACTTTGACTAGAAAATTTTGAGGTAGGTGGCGATTGTAGAAACTTACGTGAAAGTTGGATGCAGAGAATCTGGACTTTTTTTTGGTTAACAGCTGCTTTTCATTACATGTCAGCTCCCTCATCGTCTACGTACGAGGAATGACGTCATCTCTCATCTTTCTTGCTCATCAAGGTTCCCTTAATTCGCCATActtatccttttttctttttttccagctggaatattttttttaaaaaaattgtttttaatgtgAAAGATTCGGATTCTAAAGGTGAGTCAATATCTATCTAATGATATGTCTGAATTGGCACAAAGTATATGCCCACTAGTTTTAGAACTAATATTTAAGCAACCTTCATGCATGTAATATAGTTTTACTTTATGTTTGGTTcgaaaaaatgtaaataaaaaaaaatgagaaaaaaaattaaaaaaaagttattttaatttttaattaattttaattatatatatatatttttttaatattttatataatataattaaaaacgagaaaataatattttttaaatatatatatatatatatatatatatatatatatatatatatattagtattttttgttcaatgacGGTAAAAAAAAGTTGTTGGCATCTTATGTTATGTtattattaatgtaatttttaatatttatcgaAAAAGCTAATTGAAAGTTTGGTCAAGATCGGCTGAGGAAGGATTGAGAACACAGGTGGGTTGGACTTTCGGCCGAGAAGCATTGAGAGGCTGGTAACAGTCAAAGAAGAAGATGACCATGATGGCGTGGCATATATTGGGGCCCATATGACGTGACCGGTTTAGGGTGTGGTGACGCGGGCAATGACCTACGTGGATAAGGATGTGGAAAGTTCTCACGAATTTCAGCAACTTGGGAAGGGATTTTCTAGACCATATCCATCTTTTGTGGGCCCATTCCTATCCACCGCGTCTTGTGACCTTCCGTTTTCTTCtggttttttcaaattttaaaaacaattttcgaAGTTAATTTGTAGTCCAGCGTAACATTCTTGTTCTtagaatattgtaaaaaaaaaaccaacaaaatatctttaaattcttataaaaaaatatattttaatttttttctggaaaatctttgattttaataatatttttttatttcataattattttatttatcttagaAATACTAATCTCCATTCGTTTCTATTATACTAAATTTTACTATAATACGtgtcaaaatatttgaatatgatgATCATGTCGAAAACATGAGTCGATACATTTCCAAAGTGGAGGACAAGGTGTATGAGATGGCAAATTGTGACTGGTTGGGAGGTAGTGACGTGGGGTCCATGTGTAATATCTAATATGAATGTTGGGTTTGAAGTTTGAAACATCACATCACGAAGATAATTGCTTTttgtagtaaaagaaaaaagaggaaggAGAAGGAGGTCCAAGTGAAATGAATCAAGTGAATGTCTCCTTCATGGGAAGCTTCTGCGGGCCTGCCATTTTTGACCACTCTGCTCCACTTGTGGCCTGTGGGAGGGGCCCACTTTTGGGGTTACCCCTAACCTTCCGTTCCATGTATCTAATGTTGCCCACTTCAGccccacttatttatttataattattatttatttattttaaatatttttgtatcaAAGCAACCTGTCATCCAAAAGTGGTAAATTTAGTATCTCCAAATGCGGAGGCTCACTCCCCACCAACCAGTCAAAGCTACAAGTGCAATCTAATCCATGATTCTAGAATGTGGAAAATGAATGGATATACATTATTacggtattattattattattattatttatttatttaatttttttattaagtaaaaaatcaatatatttaatttttttatttctaaaaaataactaatcaattttttttttacttcttaatatttaatagaaataaaatattaaaaaataaacaatttaaaacttaatttaattaagtactatttagttttaaattctatttataattaatttaaaaaaattcaaacaccATCTAAAACTATAGTCTAAATGAGTAGATAATTAATCTGAACttaatccaaattaaataataatcgGTTCAAGTTAAATATAagaggttgtttgtttttctattttttttaatgacttcttacaaattttttatcttataaaaacaaacaacatgatacttaacactattaaatactatttagttttcagttctatttaaaattaattaaaaaagacaaacaccacctaagtcagTGTCTAATTCGAGACATTCAAcctaaatccaatttttaaggACGGGTTGAGTTTAAATTGATTATATTAGAGTTGAATGTGTCAAATTATCCCatcatatgattaaaaaaatgataatattggAACTATTCCTTTTGTCTTTAGGTTGGTTCTAGAGTATTTGATATCACAATCAAGCATGGACCCAATGGTGGAGTCTAATTATGTGGCGGTCTGCCTATCATTactttaatattgaaatttgaaacccaTCTCTTTCCAACAAATTTCtaataatagtaacaataatTTTATCCATGTATAAGAATTAAGAAATCATGTAGATGcctcaaatatttcttttcttcagcATTAGGTGTTTATAAACTAATGTTTTAAACATTGGAATAAAATCACCCATCAAACCATCAATCAATTCCTTTTCCATCCATATCAAGGATTGGTCACAAAATAATCACTCTGTTGGGTTTGAGAAAACCCACTTAGTTAAAAAGGtgttaaattttctattatttatgtatttttattttttataattttaattatgtataaattaatatatttgccATCTTATTATTGTTTATGGTTTAATTAATGAACTTTGGATcaaattaactttttatttgtatAGACATGGATGATAAATcagtaaatataaatatatcagtacttgaaaaaaataaaatttattttatatattgaaaaaaatattaatgaatattttgataaaaatattggtgagattaaaattgtttaaaattcataaaaaagttttagaaaaacttaaaaaaaatgataaaataagataattattttaattatcttttataagataattaaatatgaaaaaaatttcccattaacatacttttcatttcttaatacTTTCTCGTGGCCAAACAGTACCTTTAGGTTCTAAcctaataacaaaataaaaatagaccAGGGTTATTTTCGTCATATGGTATCATTTGCTTTTGCCTCTATTTGGTTGCCAGAAAAATCCGAGGATGAGAgaggaaatgaaatgaaaatggagCGGGGAAGCTCGtttgtattcatttttcttttcttttctttttgtgtatttttacaaagaaaacaatatatCTGGGtctcttatttgattttagaGCAGAAATGCAAAATTCTTtacttttcttgaatttttctcGGCAACCAGACACATCAATTTCGATGGCTTCTCTTATGGGTTGGCCTTTGTTTCTCAAACTTTGATTCTTATTTGATGAACTAATAATTAGTATTAATTAGTCTTTTTATGTGCGTTGTGT
Above is a genomic segment from Vitis riparia cultivar Riparia Gloire de Montpellier isolate 1030 chromosome 7, EGFV_Vit.rip_1.0, whole genome shotgun sequence containing:
- the LOC117918566 gene encoding aspartic proteinase Asp1, encoding MEIGKVGVLVVLVVLVGLSGWSSASDHQHKRKKAVFPEPAASSSLINIIQSSVVFPLYGNVYPLGYYYVSLSIGQPPKPYFLDPDTGSDLSWLQCDAPCVRCTKAPHPLYRPNNNLVICKDPMCASLHPPGYKCEHPEQCDYKVDYADDGSSLGVLVKDAFPLNFTNGLRLAPRLALGCGYDQIPGRSYHPLDGVLGLGKGKSSIVSQLHSQGVIRNVVGHCVSSRGGGFLFLGDDLYDSSRVVWTPMLRDQHTHYSSGYAELILGGKTTVFKNLLVTFDSGSSYTYLNSLAYQALVHLVRKELSEKPVREALDDETLPLCWRGKRPFKSVRDVRKFFKPLALSFPGGGRTKTQYDIPLESYLIISLKGNVCLGILNGTEAGLQDFNLIGDISMQDKLVVYDNEKNQIGWAPTNCDRLPKFKAAIL
- the LOC117918567 gene encoding NAC domain-containing protein 2-like; the protein is MMSGDQLQLPAGFRFHPTDEELVVHYLVRKCASQSISVPIIAEVDLYKFDPWQLPGMALYGEKEWYFFSPRDRKYPNGSRPNRAAGSGYWKATGADKPIGRPKTVGIKKALVFYAGKAPRGVKTNWIMHEYRLANVDRSAGKKNNLRLDDWVLCRIYNKKGSAEKQHTFDQKSMKYPELEDQKPKIISTVQNKAVPSSLPSLPPIPAPPTTNDYLYFETSDSVPRLHTHTDSSGSEQVMSPEKEVQSEPKWNDFDFSLYMDGFANDPFASQAQFSGDLLTSSWQDMLMFSNKSF